A part of Halobacillus shinanisalinarum genomic DNA contains:
- the helD gene encoding RNA polymerase recycling motor HelD gives MSVYDEHLESEKERLTFTKEYMNHLITVQESGQKALKERQEDTLARLDFKDSSLRYQEMLTHSSFMKLSKDQLENLKNLRKKPYFARIDFHRKEKTDKETFYIGKVSLFDRETQLPIILDWRSPLANVYYEGRLGDVSYEAHGEVYEGNVSLKRQYQIEDGELLGFRDVDLTTKDELLQDSLAQNAEHRLTEIVSTIQEEQNRVIRADLRKPIIVQGAAGSGKTTIALHRISYFLYNMRDIFKPDEMLILAPNRLFIQYISEVLPELGVNRAKQTTFSDFVQHIIQVDWPVVSQHDVLMGTIEKAEEGETRHLQMAGYKGSKAFKQLLDRYIQKVKQTYIVEEDFMLAEFKIKSGANIKRLFLKDFQHFPYEVRVEKIKRVLQSELRRKKKQIIEKVAAKYDDELDKALFGMKDKDKRKTRVSFLITRKEERLNELKKQARTAVSRYMKQFPKHKLTNLYKSMYEEEMFCSLVEEDSTELQYLRKTTSKYLQNKQLHSEDLAPLLYMYTYISGLHADDQVKKVVVDEAQDYSFLEFYSLKKAFQTDLFTIVGDLAQGIYRYRGLQNWESLKEVFRQPSYLTLQKTYRTTIEIMNLANQLLTLMPEDLPKAEPVVRHGPLPAFIEKQPGWKRAFIKVMDQLEDKGMNSFAIVTKTMKEAAEVSQISEISSLNFQTLDEHTEMGDRMILPAYLAKGLEFDVVFLYSEDHPFTKNELDIKVLYVAMTRPLHELYMIGNSPHDFLLDHLGQASYQVHSF, from the coding sequence ATGTCAGTGTATGATGAGCATTTAGAGAGTGAAAAGGAAAGGTTAACTTTTACAAAGGAGTACATGAACCACTTAATCACTGTGCAGGAATCAGGTCAAAAGGCTTTAAAAGAGCGACAGGAAGACACGCTGGCCAGACTGGATTTTAAGGATAGCAGTCTTCGCTATCAGGAAATGCTTACACATTCAAGCTTCATGAAACTTTCTAAAGACCAGTTAGAGAACCTCAAGAATCTACGTAAGAAACCGTATTTTGCCCGCATCGACTTTCACCGTAAAGAAAAGACAGACAAAGAAACCTTTTACATTGGAAAAGTATCTTTATTTGACCGTGAAACTCAATTACCGATTATCTTAGATTGGCGCTCACCTCTAGCAAACGTCTATTATGAAGGACGCTTAGGAGACGTGAGCTATGAAGCACATGGAGAGGTGTATGAAGGTAATGTTTCCTTAAAGCGGCAATATCAGATTGAGGACGGAGAACTGCTTGGCTTTCGAGATGTTGATTTAACGACAAAGGATGAGCTGCTTCAGGATTCGCTCGCCCAAAATGCTGAACACCGTTTAACTGAGATTGTTTCAACCATTCAAGAAGAACAAAATAGAGTCATACGTGCTGATTTGAGAAAGCCAATCATTGTTCAGGGCGCGGCAGGAAGTGGAAAGACAACGATTGCCTTACACCGAATTTCCTACTTTTTATACAACATGCGTGATATTTTCAAACCAGATGAAATGCTGATCTTAGCCCCTAACCGCTTGTTCATTCAGTACATATCTGAGGTGCTTCCAGAGCTCGGTGTAAATAGAGCTAAACAAACGACCTTCTCTGATTTTGTCCAACACATTATCCAAGTGGATTGGCCAGTAGTTAGTCAGCATGATGTGTTAATGGGGACCATTGAAAAAGCAGAAGAAGGAGAAACACGTCATTTGCAAATGGCTGGATACAAGGGTTCGAAGGCTTTTAAACAGCTGCTTGACCGCTATATACAAAAAGTAAAACAAACATACATTGTGGAAGAAGATTTTATGCTAGCAGAATTTAAGATTAAGAGTGGCGCGAATATTAAGCGCCTGTTTCTTAAGGATTTTCAGCATTTCCCATATGAAGTACGTGTTGAAAAAATAAAACGCGTATTGCAAAGTGAATTGCGACGTAAGAAGAAGCAAATCATTGAAAAAGTAGCTGCTAAATATGATGACGAATTAGATAAAGCGCTGTTTGGTATGAAGGATAAAGATAAACGTAAAACACGTGTCAGTTTCTTAATTACTCGAAAAGAAGAAAGACTTAACGAATTGAAGAAACAGGCTCGCACAGCCGTCTCACGCTATATGAAGCAATTCCCTAAGCATAAGCTGACAAATTTATATAAGTCCATGTATGAAGAGGAAATGTTTTGTTCCTTGGTAGAAGAGGATTCGACAGAGCTTCAGTACCTTCGCAAGACCACAAGCAAGTATTTACAAAACAAGCAGCTCCACTCGGAAGATCTTGCTCCATTGTTATACATGTACACTTATATAAGTGGATTACATGCTGATGATCAGGTGAAGAAGGTCGTTGTAGATGAAGCCCAGGATTATAGTTTCCTGGAATTTTATAGTTTGAAAAAAGCCTTTCAAACTGATTTATTTACGATTGTAGGTGACCTCGCCCAGGGGATTTATCGCTATCGAGGACTGCAAAATTGGGAATCTTTAAAAGAAGTGTTTCGGCAGCCTAGCTACTTAACCTTACAAAAAACCTACCGAACGACGATTGAAATCATGAACTTGGCCAACCAATTATTAACTCTAATGCCGGAAGACCTTCCAAAAGCTGAACCTGTAGTGAGGCATGGTCCGCTCCCTGCATTTATTGAAAAACAACCAGGTTGGAAGAGAGCGTTTATTAAGGTTATGGATCAGTTGGAAGACAAAGGAATGAACAGCTTTGCTATCGTGACAAAAACGATGAAAGAAGCTGCTGAAGTCAGTCAGATCTCTGAAATTAGTTCGCTAAACTTTCAAACGCTTGATGAGCATACGGAAATGGGCGATCGAATGATACTGCCTGCCTACTTAGCAAAAGGACTGGAATTTGATGTAGTCTTTCTCTATAGTGAGGACCATCCTTTTACAAAAAATGAGCTGGACATAAAGGTGCTCTATGTGGCCATGACAAGACCGCTTCACGAGTTATAT